In Vicinamibacterales bacterium, a genomic segment contains:
- a CDS encoding glycerophosphodiester phosphodiesterase, whose amino-acid sequence MTRISVALLLMLAASAAAERPLIIGHRGASGHRPEHTLASYRLAAEMGADYIEPDLVSTRDGVLIARHENEIGATTDVASKFPDRRRTRTIDGQSIEGWFSEDFTLAEIKTLRARERLAFRSHDYDGRFEVPTLEEVIALAKQLAKELGRPIGIYPETKHPSYFRGLGLPLEEPLLRTLDAHGWNAREAPVFIQSFETGNLRALRQKTKVRLIQLAATAAVVEGDRLKDIAGYADGIGPEKRLIIPVKADGSVGPPTDLVARAHALGLLVHAYTLRVDTQFLPAGYNGNADEEFRQFRAAGVDGLFTDFPDVAARVYGVARR is encoded by the coding sequence ATGACCCGGATCTCAGTCGCGCTGCTGCTGATGCTCGCCGCTTCGGCGGCAGCCGAGCGCCCCCTGATCATCGGCCACCGCGGCGCCAGCGGCCATCGTCCCGAGCACACGCTCGCGTCGTACCGCCTCGCGGCGGAAATGGGCGCCGATTACATCGAGCCGGATCTCGTCTCCACCAGGGACGGCGTGCTGATCGCCCGCCACGAGAACGAGATCGGCGCGACCACCGACGTCGCCTCGAAGTTCCCGGATCGGCGCCGCACCAGGACCATCGACGGGCAGTCGATCGAGGGCTGGTTCTCCGAGGACTTCACGCTGGCGGAGATCAAGACGCTGCGCGCGCGCGAGCGGCTGGCGTTCCGATCGCACGACTACGACGGCCGGTTCGAGGTGCCGACGCTCGAGGAAGTGATCGCGCTGGCGAAGCAGCTGGCCAAGGAGCTGGGCCGGCCGATCGGCATTTATCCCGAGACCAAGCATCCCTCGTACTTCCGCGGCCTCGGACTGCCCCTCGAAGAACCGCTGCTCCGCACGCTGGATGCGCACGGCTGGAACGCGCGCGAGGCGCCGGTGTTCATCCAGTCGTTCGAGACCGGGAACCTGCGCGCCTTGCGGCAGAAGACGAAGGTCCGCCTGATTCAGCTCGCCGCGACGGCGGCGGTCGTCGAGGGGGATCGTCTGAAGGACATCGCCGGCTATGCGGACGGCATCGGACCGGAGAAGCGGCTGATCATTCCGGTGAAGGCGGATGGCAGCGTCGGTCCGCCGACGGATCTCGTCGCCCGCGCGCACGCGCTCGGCCTGCTGGTGCACGCCTACACGCTGCGCGTCGACACGCAGTTCCTGCCCGCCGGGTACAACGGCAACGCGGACGAGGAGTTCCGCCAGTTTCGCGCCGCGGGCGTGGACGGCCTGTTCACCGACTTTCCCGACGTCGCCGCGCGGGTCTACGGCGTCGCGCGCCGCTGA
- a CDS encoding response regulator transcription factor — translation MAIPPRILVVEDEQDIAGLIKHTLERAGDGSVEIVGRGDDAIRAIASRRPDLVILDLNLPVLSGDEVCRMLRQRPETTQLPIIMLTARTSESQRVAGLDLGADDYVTKPFSLRELGARVRAVLRRRAGSGERPRPATYRGRHLEADFDAVAISVDGQAVRLTRREFELLRFLVENRTRVLSRERLLERVWGYERFIETRSVDVHVGRLRAKLGAAGTQIETVIGLGYRFNE, via the coding sequence GTGGCCATACCGCCCCGCATCCTCGTGGTGGAAGACGAACAGGACATCGCCGGCCTGATCAAGCACACGCTCGAGCGGGCCGGCGACGGCTCGGTGGAGATCGTCGGCCGCGGCGACGACGCCATCCGCGCGATCGCCAGCCGCCGGCCCGATCTCGTCATCCTGGATCTCAACCTGCCGGTGCTGAGCGGCGACGAGGTCTGCCGCATGCTCCGCCAGCGGCCCGAGACGACGCAGCTGCCGATCATCATGCTGACGGCGCGGACGTCCGAGTCGCAGCGCGTGGCGGGGCTGGATCTCGGCGCCGACGACTACGTCACCAAGCCGTTCAGCCTGCGCGAGCTTGGGGCGCGGGTGCGCGCCGTGCTGCGCCGCCGGGCCGGCAGCGGCGAACGGCCGAGACCGGCGACCTACCGCGGCCGGCACCTCGAGGCGGACTTCGACGCGGTCGCGATCAGCGTCGACGGCCAGGCGGTGCGGCTGACGCGGCGCGAGTTCGAGCTGCTCCGATTTCTCGTCGAGAACCGCACCCGCGTGCTCTCGCGGGAGCGCCTGCTCGAGCGGGTGTGGGGCTACGAGCGCTTCATCGAAACGCGCTCGGTCGACGTCCACGTGGGCCGGCTGCGCGCCAAGCTCGGGGCCGCCGGCACCCAGATCGAGACGGTCATCGGCCTCGGCTACCGCTTCAACGAGTAG
- the pstA gene encoding phosphate ABC transporter permease PstA, with the protein MRTYYRKALSQAIVMLCVAAVLLALVPLALILFYVVKQGLAAISWGFFTRMPAPIGEPPGGMANAIAGSLLVTGLGAVFAIPIGITAGVYASEFRGSRFSSAIRFAADTLNGVPSIVIGVFAYGVAVLPFHHFSAAAGGFALGVMMLPLVMRTTEELLLLVPSTLREGALALGATRARAVFTVVLPAALPGIITGVLLALARVAGETAPLLFTSLNNGFFSTDPRQPISTLTVQVYTYATSPYPEWHEQAWAGALVLVAMVLATSVVARVATARLERMQRGT; encoded by the coding sequence ATGCGCACGTATTACCGCAAGGCGCTGTCGCAGGCGATCGTGATGCTGTGCGTCGCCGCCGTGCTGCTGGCGCTGGTGCCGCTCGCGCTCATCCTGTTCTACGTCGTGAAGCAGGGCCTCGCGGCGATCAGCTGGGGGTTCTTCACCAGGATGCCGGCGCCCATCGGCGAACCGCCGGGCGGGATGGCGAACGCCATCGCCGGCTCGCTGCTCGTCACCGGCCTGGGGGCCGTGTTCGCGATTCCGATCGGGATCACGGCCGGCGTCTACGCATCCGAATTCCGCGGCAGCCGCTTCTCGAGCGCGATCCGCTTTGCCGCCGACACCTTGAACGGCGTGCCGTCGATCGTGATCGGCGTGTTCGCCTACGGCGTGGCGGTGCTGCCGTTCCACCACTTCTCTGCCGCCGCCGGCGGCTTCGCGCTCGGCGTGATGATGCTGCCGCTCGTCATGCGGACGACCGAGGAACTCCTGCTGCTGGTGCCCTCCACGCTGCGCGAAGGGGCGCTGGCGCTCGGCGCGACGCGGGCGCGCGCCGTCTTCACCGTGGTGCTGCCGGCAGCGCTGCCCGGCATCATCACCGGCGTGCTGCTCGCGCTGGCGCGGGTGGCGGGTGAGACGGCGCCGCTGCTGTTCACGTCGCTGAACAACGGGTTCTTCTCCACCGATCCGCGCCAGCCGATCTCCACGCTGACCGTGCAGGTCTATACCTACGCCACGTCTCCCTATCCTGAATGGCACGAGCAGGCGTGGGCCGGCGCGCTGGTGCTGGTCGCGATGGTGCTGGCGACCTCGGTCGTCGCCCGGGTCGCGACGGCGCGTCTGGAGCGCATGCAGCGAGGGACGTGA
- the pstC gene encoding phosphate ABC transporter permease subunit PstC, whose translation MAFRIGTALAGAVLIAVVAGIAYVLVTDAWLAIAKFGWQFWQTDVWDPIAGEFGARPFIWGTLYSSAVALIIAAPIALGIAIFISELCPAWLQRPLVFLTELLAAIPSIVYGLWGIFVLVPFVRQLEAGTPAWMKSLPLFSGPPLGLGMLSAALLLAIMVVPFSSSVAREVLRAVPQSQREGAYALGATRWEAIRMALFYARTGIIGAIMLGFGRALGETMAVTMVIGNTPQVSLSLYAPQYTMAAVIANEFAEAAEQLHLHALVEIGLVLFVITLVVNVMSRALIWSLGRQSRPRGVRPVLEPARQAP comes from the coding sequence ATGGCCTTCCGCATCGGAACGGCGCTTGCCGGCGCCGTCCTGATCGCCGTCGTCGCCGGGATCGCGTACGTGCTCGTCACCGACGCCTGGCTCGCGATCGCGAAGTTCGGCTGGCAGTTCTGGCAGACCGACGTCTGGGATCCGATTGCCGGTGAGTTCGGCGCGCGGCCGTTCATCTGGGGAACGCTGTATTCGTCGGCCGTGGCGCTGATCATCGCCGCGCCGATCGCGCTGGGCATCGCGATCTTCATCTCCGAGCTCTGCCCGGCGTGGCTGCAGCGGCCGCTGGTGTTTCTCACCGAGCTGCTCGCCGCCATTCCCTCGATCGTCTACGGCCTGTGGGGCATCTTCGTGCTCGTGCCGTTCGTGCGGCAGCTCGAGGCGGGCACACCGGCGTGGATGAAATCGCTGCCGCTGTTCAGCGGCCCGCCGCTGGGCCTGGGGATGCTGTCGGCGGCGCTGCTGCTCGCCATCATGGTCGTCCCCTTCAGCTCCTCGGTGGCGCGGGAGGTCCTGCGCGCCGTCCCGCAGTCGCAGCGCGAAGGCGCGTATGCGCTGGGCGCGACGCGCTGGGAAGCGATCCGCATGGCGCTCTTCTACGCGCGCACCGGCATCATCGGCGCGATCATGCTCGGCTTCGGCCGGGCGCTCGGCGAGACGATGGCGGTGACCATGGTGATCGGGAACACGCCGCAGGTGTCGCTGTCGCTCTACGCGCCGCAGTACACGATGGCGGCGGTGATCGCCAACGAGTTCGCCGAGGCCGCCGAGCAGCTGCACCTGCACGCGCTGGTGGAGATCGGGCTGGTCCTGTTCGTCATCACCCTCGTGGTGAACGTCATGTCGCGCGCCCTCATCTGGTCGCTGGGCCGGCAGTCGCGTCCGCGGGGCGTGCGCCCGGTCCTCGAGCCGGCCCGCCAGGCGCCGTGA
- the pstS gene encoding phosphate ABC transporter substrate-binding protein PstS → MKQFLYAAAAAVTLAGATLAAQTITINGAGATFPAPIYQKWFAEYNRQHGNVRINYQPLGSGAGIRQITERTVFFGATDGPMTNEQLQAAAGRILHLPTVLGAVVPIYNLPGVSQELKFSGPVLANIFLGKITKWNDPALTALNQGVKLPDTDIVVAHRSDGSGTTYIWLDFLAKVSPDFKKTVGVGTSAKWPVGVAAAKNDGVAAIVKQTPGALGYVELIYALQTRTPYGSVQNMNGKFVKASIDAVTAAAAAAAKQMPADYRVSITNAPGDAVYPISSFTWLLLYQDPRDKAQSKAMVEFMKWALTAGQKFAGEMGYAPLPRNVVDMEMKTLATIKVQ, encoded by the coding sequence GTGAAGCAGTTCCTGTATGCCGCGGCCGCCGCCGTGACCCTCGCGGGCGCGACGCTCGCCGCGCAGACGATCACCATCAACGGAGCGGGGGCGACGTTCCCGGCGCCGATTTATCAGAAGTGGTTCGCCGAGTACAACCGGCAGCACGGCAACGTCCGGATCAATTATCAGCCGCTCGGATCCGGCGCCGGCATCCGCCAGATCACCGAGCGGACGGTATTCTTCGGCGCGACGGATGGACCGATGACCAACGAACAGCTGCAGGCGGCGGCCGGCAGGATCCTGCACCTGCCGACCGTGCTCGGCGCCGTCGTTCCGATCTACAACCTGCCGGGGGTGAGCCAGGAGCTGAAGTTCAGCGGGCCGGTGCTCGCCAACATCTTCCTGGGGAAGATCACGAAGTGGAACGATCCGGCGCTGACGGCGCTCAATCAGGGCGTCAAGCTGCCCGACACCGACATCGTCGTCGCGCACCGTTCCGACGGCTCGGGCACGACCTACATCTGGCTGGACTTCCTGGCGAAGGTGTCCCCGGACTTCAAGAAGACCGTCGGCGTCGGCACGTCGGCGAAATGGCCGGTCGGCGTGGCGGCGGCGAAGAACGACGGCGTCGCGGCGATCGTCAAGCAGACGCCGGGCGCGCTGGGCTACGTCGAGCTGATCTACGCGCTCCAGACCAGGACGCCCTACGGATCGGTGCAGAACATGAACGGCAAGTTCGTCAAGGCGTCGATCGACGCGGTGACCGCGGCGGCAGCCGCCGCGGCCAAGCAGATGCCGGCGGACTATCGCGTGTCGATTACCAACGCGCCCGGCGACGCCGTCTATCCGATCTCGTCGTTCACCTGGCTGCTGCTCTATCAGGATCCCAGGGACAAGGCGCAGTCGAAGGCGATGGTCGAGTTCATGAAATGGGCGCTCACCGCCGGGCAGAAGTTCGCCGGCGAGATGGGCTACGCGCCGCTGCCCCGGAACGTGGTGGACATGGAGATGAAGACGCTCGCCACCATCAAGGTCCAGTAG
- a CDS encoding DUF47 family protein produces MTDLIGSPGSEGVRVAFRLIPKEERFYDDFTAMAEQIRVGAGLLDEMLAPERPIWDKADEIKEIEHKCDFLTHEIIQRLNRTFVTPLDREDIHTLARSLDDVMDAIDASATILRLYHIDHVRLGARELARLVRDSAEQVVCAMRALEKRRGVAECAVEINRLENEADRAHQAAVQALFKDEKDAIAVIKWKEILDFLEQATDRCEDVANVLEGVVVKHA; encoded by the coding sequence ATGACCGATCTGATAGGATCCCCGGGATCGGAGGGGGTGCGGGTGGCATTCAGGCTGATACCGAAGGAAGAGCGCTTCTACGACGACTTCACGGCGATGGCCGAGCAGATCCGCGTGGGGGCCGGCCTCCTCGACGAGATGCTCGCCCCCGAGAGACCCATCTGGGACAAGGCCGACGAGATCAAGGAGATCGAGCACAAGTGCGATTTCCTGACGCACGAGATCATCCAGCGCCTCAACCGGACGTTCGTCACCCCGCTCGATCGCGAAGACATTCACACCCTCGCCCGATCGCTGGACGACGTGATGGACGCGATCGACGCGTCGGCGACGATCCTGCGGCTGTATCACATCGACCACGTCCGGCTCGGCGCGCGCGAGCTGGCGCGGCTGGTCCGCGACTCGGCCGAGCAGGTGGTCTGCGCCATGCGCGCGCTGGAGAAGCGGCGCGGCGTCGCCGAGTGCGCCGTCGAGATCAACCGCCTCGAGAACGAAGCGGACCGCGCCCACCAGGCCGCGGTCCAGGCGCTCTTCAAGGACGAGAAGGACGCCATCGCCGTCATCAAGTGGAAGGAGATTCTGGACTTCCTCGAACAGGCCACCGACCGCTGCGAAGACGTGGCCAACGTCCTCGAAGGCGTCGTCGTGAAGCACGCCTGA
- a CDS encoding inorganic phosphate transporter, producing MDSNLLAVIALIFVALAFDYINGFHDAANSIATVVSTRVLSPGKAVIWAAFFNFVAAFTFGTAVAKTVGSGLVDLRIVTFSVIFAGLMGAIIWDLITWYYGLPTSSSHALIGGYAGAAVAKAGIAAILPGGWTKTLLFIVLAPMIGMALGFLLMVLILWIFHRTSPGRVDHWFRRLQLLSAAAYSLGHGGNDAQKTMGIIAGVLFAGGYIPAFRIDVWVVLSAHAAIALGTLSGGWRIIHTMGSKITKLQPVGGFAAETAGAISLFTATHLGVPVSTTHTITGAIIGVGSIRRLSAVRWGVAGRIVWAWVLTIPMSAFIAALTYYVVAFTIAP from the coding sequence ATGGATTCGAATCTCCTCGCTGTCATCGCGCTGATCTTCGTCGCGCTCGCGTTCGACTACATCAACGGCTTCCACGACGCGGCGAACTCCATCGCCACCGTCGTGTCGACGCGGGTGCTCAGCCCCGGCAAGGCGGTGATCTGGGCGGCGTTCTTCAACTTCGTCGCCGCGTTCACCTTCGGCACCGCGGTGGCGAAGACCGTCGGCTCGGGACTCGTCGACCTGCGGATCGTCACCTTCTCGGTGATCTTTGCCGGGCTGATGGGGGCGATCATCTGGGATCTGATCACCTGGTATTACGGGCTGCCGACCAGCTCGTCGCACGCGCTGATCGGCGGCTACGCCGGGGCGGCGGTGGCGAAGGCGGGGATCGCCGCGATCCTGCCCGGCGGCTGGACCAAGACGCTGCTGTTCATCGTGCTCGCGCCGATGATCGGGATGGCGCTCGGGTTCCTGCTGATGGTGCTGATCCTGTGGATCTTCCACCGGACCTCGCCGGGGCGCGTCGATCACTGGTTCCGCCGGCTGCAGCTGCTGTCGGCCGCGGCCTACAGCCTCGGCCACGGCGGCAACGACGCCCAGAAGACGATGGGCATCATCGCCGGCGTGCTGTTCGCCGGCGGCTACATCCCGGCGTTCCGCATCGACGTGTGGGTCGTCCTCTCGGCGCACGCGGCCATCGCGCTCGGCACGCTCTCGGGCGGCTGGCGCATCATTCACACGATGGGATCGAAGATCACCAAGCTGCAGCCGGTGGGCGGCTTCGCCGCGGAAACCGCCGGCGCGATCTCGCTGTTCACCGCCACCCACCTCGGCGTGCCGGTCAGCACGACGCACACGATCACCGGCGCGATCATCGGCGTCGGATCGATCCGCCGCCTGTCCGCCGTCCGGTGGGGGGTCGCCGGCCGGATCGTCTGGGCCTGGGTGCTGACGATCCCGATGTCGGCGTTCATCGCCGCGCTGACCTACTACGTCGTGGCGTTCACCATCGCCCCCTGA
- a CDS encoding ATP-binding protein — protein sequence MTFRAKLFFTALAAAALAVLVATALVSWSVRRSLEHRIAGELAIQARMAAEMLAHHAAATDIELDGEADALSRILDARVTFIAGDGRVIGDSDLTAEQLRSVENHAERPEIVTARDRGLGTAQRHSTTIGTDMMYVAIPVRNPGMPALAFVRLALPLTGVDRQLSSLRSLAALGFGVGIIAAILLTWVFSAPLARRIRSIEERATRYAAGNFAPTVPDYAHDEIGAVARMLDSLTRDLAGRLAGLEADRARMAAILSGMVEGVLVVNEHGRLQLANDAARRMLQIDAAAEGRQYPEIVRHPAVAQQIAAALGGRPADSVELTGLRDANMILMARTAPVDISPGRGAVVVLHDITDLRRADQIRRDFVANVSHELRTPLTAIRGYVEALADSTPEESRRFLEIVARHTMRMERLVRDLLRLARLDAGQEGLERVLCSVDSLFNAVQTDVAELLAAKRVTVARRIAGDASTVAGDPAKLQDALRNLLENAANHSPEGGRIVLESRREQSRMLISVSDEGPGMPPADLQRVFERFYRVDKSRTRGGKDPGGTGLGLSIVRHLVELHGGRVYAANRRDHGAVFTIDLPG from the coding sequence GTGACCTTCCGCGCCAAGCTGTTCTTCACCGCATTGGCCGCCGCGGCGCTGGCGGTGCTGGTCGCGACGGCGCTCGTCTCGTGGTCGGTGCGGCGCAGCCTGGAACACCGGATCGCCGGCGAGCTGGCGATCCAGGCGCGGATGGCGGCGGAGATGCTGGCGCACCACGCCGCCGCGACCGACATCGAGCTGGACGGCGAGGCCGATGCGCTCAGCCGCATCCTCGACGCGCGGGTGACGTTCATCGCCGGCGACGGCCGCGTCATCGGCGATTCGGACCTGACCGCGGAACAGCTGCGATCGGTCGAGAACCATGCCGAACGCCCCGAGATCGTGACGGCGCGGGATCGGGGCCTCGGCACGGCGCAGCGGCACAGCACCACGATCGGCACCGACATGATGTACGTCGCCATCCCGGTGCGGAACCCGGGCATGCCGGCGCTCGCGTTCGTGCGCCTGGCGCTTCCGCTGACCGGCGTCGATCGCCAGCTCTCGTCGCTGCGCTCGCTCGCCGCGCTCGGCTTCGGCGTCGGCATCATCGCCGCGATCCTGCTCACGTGGGTGTTCTCGGCGCCGCTGGCCCGGCGCATCCGATCGATCGAGGAGCGCGCGACACGGTACGCGGCGGGCAACTTCGCCCCGACCGTCCCAGACTATGCCCACGACGAGATCGGCGCCGTCGCGCGCATGCTCGATTCCCTGACGCGCGATCTCGCCGGGCGGCTGGCCGGCCTCGAGGCCGATCGCGCGCGGATGGCGGCGATTCTCTCCGGGATGGTCGAAGGGGTCCTCGTCGTCAACGAGCACGGGCGGCTGCAGCTCGCCAACGATGCCGCCAGACGGATGCTGCAGATCGACGCCGCCGCGGAAGGCCGGCAGTACCCGGAAATCGTGCGCCACCCGGCGGTCGCGCAGCAGATCGCCGCCGCGCTTGGCGGCCGTCCCGCCGACAGCGTCGAGCTGACGGGGCTGCGCGACGCCAACATGATCCTCATGGCGCGCACCGCGCCGGTCGACATCTCCCCCGGCCGCGGCGCCGTCGTCGTGCTGCACGACATCACCGACCTGCGGCGCGCCGATCAGATCCGCCGCGACTTCGTCGCCAACGTCTCGCACGAGCTGCGTACGCCGCTCACCGCGATCCGCGGCTACGTCGAAGCGCTCGCCGACTCGACGCCGGAAGAATCGCGACGGTTTCTGGAGATCGTCGCGCGCCACACCATGCGCATGGAACGGCTGGTCCGCGACCTGCTGCGCCTGGCGCGGCTCGACGCGGGACAGGAAGGACTCGAACGTGTCCTCTGTTCTGTGGACAGCCTGTTCAACGCCGTCCAGACCGATGTCGCCGAACTGCTCGCGGCGAAGCGGGTGACGGTCGCGCGGCGCATCGCCGGCGACGCGTCCACTGTGGCGGGGGATCCGGCCAAGCTCCAGGACGCGCTGCGCAACCTGCTCGAGAACGCCGCGAATCATTCACCGGAAGGCGGGCGGATCGTGCTGGAAAGCCGGCGCGAGCAATCCCGCATGCTGATCAGCGTGTCGGACGAGGGGCCGGGGATGCCTCCGGCGGACCTGCAGCGCGTCTTCGAACGTTTCTACCGCGTCGACAAGTCGCGCACCCGCGGCGGCAAGGATCCGGGAGGCACCGGGCTGGGCCTGTCGATCGTGCGGCATCTCGTCGAGCTGCACGGCGGCCGCGTGTACGCCGCGAATCGCCGCGACCATGGCGCGGTGTTCACGATCGACCTGCCGGGGTGA
- a CDS encoding response regulator transcription factor — translation MSRILVVEDERDIAELIALYLTRAGHTVDTLFSGSTALASAKTALPDLIVLDLMLPGMDGLLVCQALRADPVTAAVPIIMLTARGEESERIAGLELGADDYVTKPFSPRELTARVAALLRRVQRAAAPAAGGLVFGPIAIDLDRHTVQVDGVEVKLTAKEFLLLQYLIEHRGRVLSRDVLLTDVWGYQYTGGTRTVDVHIRRLREKLPYLADAIVTVKQFGYRLDDR, via the coding sequence ATGAGCCGGATCCTGGTCGTCGAGGACGAAAGGGACATCGCCGAGTTGATCGCGCTGTATCTCACCCGCGCGGGACACACGGTCGACACGCTCTTTTCCGGGTCGACGGCGCTGGCCTCGGCGAAAACAGCCCTGCCGGATCTGATCGTGCTCGATCTCATGCTGCCGGGCATGGACGGCCTGCTCGTGTGTCAGGCGCTGCGCGCCGATCCGGTCACCGCGGCGGTGCCGATCATCATGTTGACGGCGCGCGGCGAGGAGTCGGAGCGGATCGCCGGACTGGAGCTGGGCGCCGACGACTACGTGACCAAGCCGTTCAGCCCGCGCGAGCTGACGGCGCGCGTCGCGGCGCTGCTCCGCCGCGTGCAGCGCGCCGCCGCGCCCGCCGCCGGCGGACTCGTGTTCGGACCGATCGCGATCGACCTCGACCGGCACACGGTGCAGGTCGACGGCGTGGAGGTGAAGCTCACCGCAAAGGAGTTCCTCCTGCTGCAATACCTGATCGAGCACCGCGGCCGCGTCCTCTCGCGCGACGTGCTGCTGACCGACGTCTGGGGGTACCAGTACACCGGCGGCACGCGAACGGTGGACGTGCACATCCGGCGGCTGCGCGAGAAGCTGCCGTATCTGGCCGACGCGATCGTCACCGTCAAGCAGTTCGGCTACAGGCTCGACGACCGGTGA